The following coding sequences are from one Chloracidobacterium sp. window:
- a CDS encoding TonB family protein gives MLDQLVESKNNSQENKRRGEFLLATFVIAVTALLGAWTYSLFAKDYGMGSGDLELSTLVAPPPPAEEPEPEPEKQPEKKQAEPDVDVRKELIQNMNASPKVPDQISTVKSNIPQMREDRLTKIGTTNSDTGAKVDPGAARVVNSGGTQGISTGTGNNAAGDDGDDAPPPPPKATPKPAPKTVSGGVLNGKATSLPKPGYPPAAKAVRASGAVSVQVLIDESGRVVSASAVSGHPLLRAAAEGAARGARFSPTLLSGQAVKVSGVITYNFVP, from the coding sequence ATGCTTGATCAATTAGTTGAATCAAAAAATAATTCTCAGGAAAATAAGCGCCGTGGCGAGTTCCTGTTAGCGACTTTCGTAATCGCCGTGACGGCTCTCTTGGGTGCCTGGACCTATAGCCTTTTCGCAAAGGATTACGGAATGGGGTCCGGCGACCTTGAGTTGTCGACGCTTGTCGCTCCGCCGCCACCGGCGGAAGAGCCGGAGCCGGAGCCCGAAAAGCAGCCGGAGAAGAAGCAGGCCGAACCGGACGTCGACGTTCGTAAGGAGCTGATTCAGAATATGAATGCGTCGCCCAAGGTGCCGGATCAGATAAGCACGGTCAAGAGCAATATTCCGCAGATGCGCGAAGACCGCTTGACCAAGATCGGAACCACGAACTCTGATACCGGAGCCAAGGTTGATCCAGGTGCAGCACGCGTGGTCAATAGCGGTGGAACTCAGGGGATCTCTACCGGAACCGGCAACAATGCCGCCGGAGATGACGGTGACGACGCTCCGCCGCCGCCACCCAAGGCAACGCCTAAGCCTGCACCTAAAACTGTGTCAGGCGGTGTTCTGAACGGTAAGGCCACGAGCCTGCCTAAGCCTGGCTATCCGCCGGCAGCCAAAGCCGTCCGGGCATCGGGTGCAGTTAGTGTACAGGTTTTGATCGACGAGTCGGGCCGCGTGGTCTCGGCAAGCGCAGTTAGCGGGCATCCATTGCTCCGGGCCGCTGCCGAAGGTGCCGCACGAGGTGCTCGTTTCAGTCCGACGCTGCTTTCCGGCCAGGCCGTAAAAGTTTCGGGCGTGATCACATATAACTTTGTCCCGTAG
- a CDS encoding MotA/TolQ/ExbB proton channel family protein yields MTFLGSLVASDISGFYLLFTGEGVSFGIYDIAKSLTVPGWGVIITLLIQSVYMIAVGIERWLTYNKAKQQSRQYAPKVAQALKNSNIDEAINISDKHKDSHLAMVVSSGLKEFAAHQGNTDISADEMEASKRALERAIAVKTAELKRGLSGLATVGSTAPFVGLFGTVVGIIGAFQALKTNESAGIGAVGGAIAEALVATAFGILVAIPAVWLFNYFTNKVTGFSVEMENSASELVDYFIKQRAKSLRG; encoded by the coding sequence ATGACATTTCTTGGCAGCCTGGTCGCATCGGACATTTCGGGCTTTTACTTACTCTTTACCGGCGAGGGTGTCTCGTTTGGTATCTACGATATCGCAAAGAGCCTGACGGTTCCGGGTTGGGGCGTTATCATCACGCTTCTGATCCAGTCGGTCTATATGATCGCGGTCGGCATCGAACGCTGGTTGACCTATAACAAGGCTAAACAGCAGTCTCGCCAGTATGCTCCTAAAGTTGCTCAGGCACTTAAGAACAGCAACATCGACGAAGCGATCAACATCAGCGACAAGCACAAAGATTCGCACCTTGCAATGGTGGTTTCGTCGGGCTTGAAGGAATTTGCCGCACACCAGGGCAATACCGACATCTCGGCTGATGAAATGGAAGCATCGAAGCGTGCTCTTGAGCGTGCGATCGCCGTGAAGACCGCCGAACTCAAACGCGGCCTTTCGGGTCTCGCAACCGTCGGTTCAACCGCACCGTTTGTCGGACTGTTTGGAACGGTGGTCGGTATCATCGGAGCTTTCCAGGCCCTCAAGACCAACGAATCAGCCGGTATCGGCGCCGTCGGTGGTGCTATCGCAGAAGCCCTGGTTGCTACGGCATTCGGTATTCTCGTAGCTATCCCGGCCGTTTGGTTGTTTAACTACTTCACGAACAAGGTCACTGGCTTTAGCGTTGAAATGGAAAACTCGGCCTCAGAATTGGTCGATTATTTCATCAAGCAGCGTGCTAAAAGCCTCCGCGGCTAA
- a CDS encoding biopolymer transporter ExbD, whose amino-acid sequence MGAQVGGAQEYNSDINVTPMVDVMLVLLIIFMIVTPLLQQGVSVNLPRDMISPDEDGDIAKDSSVIIAIPDNNNFYIGKEQYPIDALGDVIKKRMEGKTPEKRIVYIKSGVDVEYGRVVQAIDTIRKQDIDKIGLVADKKKGEPKK is encoded by the coding sequence ATGGGTGCACAAGTGGGCGGAGCCCAGGAATATAACTCAGATATCAACGTCACTCCGATGGTTGATGTTATGTTGGTGCTCTTGATCATTTTTATGATCGTCACACCGCTGCTACAGCAGGGTGTATCGGTCAACTTGCCCCGCGATATGATCAGTCCGGATGAGGATGGTGATATCGCAAAGGATTCGTCGGTCATTATTGCTATACCCGATAATAATAATTTTTATATCGGTAAGGAACAGTACCCGATCGACGCTCTGGGGGATGTGATCAAAAAGCGTATGGAAGGCAAGACGCCTGAAAAGCGCATTGTTTACATTAAGAGTGGGGTAGATGTCGAGTACGGCCGGGTCGTACAGGCGATCGATACCATTCGTAAACAGGACATCGACAAGATCGGATTGGTCGCTGATAAGAAAAAGGGCGAACCAAAGAAATAG
- a CDS encoding biopolymer transporter ExbD produces MGMSSGGGSGEAKPTINVTPLIDVLLVLLIIFMVITPLKPSRFEAKVPAEPKDQPQANVKPNPLTLVVAINKDTKAVTLNNEPFGNVTDTEKLTDKLKEIFKQREDNGVLREGSNEVEKTLFIKSPKSVRYGDVVRVIDAAKWAGATPIGLQVDDLTD; encoded by the coding sequence ATGGGAATGTCTAGCGGCGGAGGCTCAGGTGAGGCCAAGCCAACAATTAACGTTACACCTTTGATCGACGTTCTTCTCGTGCTTCTGATCATTTTTATGGTCATCACGCCGTTAAAACCGAGCCGTTTTGAGGCAAAGGTTCCGGCGGAACCGAAAGACCAGCCACAGGCCAACGTCAAGCCAAATCCGCTGACGCTGGTGGTTGCGATCAACAAGGACACCAAGGCCGTAACGCTGAACAATGAACCGTTCGGCAATGTTACGGATACCGAAAAGCTGACAGATAAACTTAAGGAGATCTTTAAGCAACGCGAAGATAACGGCGTGTTGCGTGAGGGTTCTAACGAAGTTGAGAAAACGCTTTTCATTAAGAGTCCCAAAAGCGTCCGATATGGTGACGTGGTAAGGGTTATCGACGCAGCTAAATGGGCCGGCGCAACGCCGATCGGCCTACAGGTCGACGATTTAACAGATTAA
- a CDS encoding bifunctional (p)ppGpp synthetase/guanosine-3',5'-bis(diphosphate) 3'-pyrophosphohydrolase, translated as MIRIEDVIKKVTDNRPLADVDLIRRAYLFSALHHRGQTRASGEPYLVHPLEVAEILADMRLDEVSVSTGLLHDVVEDTLVDLDTIRSYFGDEITLLVDGLTKIAQISSLSKEKQQAENVRKMVLAMITDVRVVLIKLADRLHNMRTMQFLKPEKRARISQETLDIYAPIAHRLGMGKMRSELEDLSFQNLYPDEYKKLAKEVDARRPELESALHHIRETIAQKLTEYDVPFVAVEGRVKRLYSLWKKLKKQKIRIEQVYDLIAARIITPNDRKYCYLALSVIHDGWTPVPERFKDWIGVPRDNLYQSLHTSVIGDGGVPFEVQIRTQEMHLVAEEGVAAHWKYKESSLGTHKDDDTLDELRRTVEKLLLPLVETNEENEDSEDFIESLKLDLFPKDVYAFTPMGKVIQLPRGATPLDFAYAIHSGVGDKCTGAKINGRIVPLRTELQNGDMVEILTTQNAKPTRDWLNHVVTSKARSRIRHWITQQQREESVEIGRKLLEKEADRFRLAPKKFLTNDSEMTRIANEYGLSRPEDLLASVGYGKVLPRNIIAKFLGAEKFDELDPEKKKDTRISNGVKAVKKFIGLGEDAIVVKGVDNLLTSRAKCCNPLRGEDIVGYISLGKGIVVHNKRCKNMGHLMVNKERIVEVEWARSEQSEKQSVQLLVTTENRTGMLAGITNAIADIKTGIRDARANVSKDDIGLVEVTVEVFDKKHLDKVIGAIGHVPGVIAVERINS; from the coding sequence ATGATCAGGATCGAAGACGTCATAAAAAAGGTGACAGACAATCGGCCGCTTGCCGATGTCGATCTTATCCGCCGCGCCTATCTTTTTTCGGCTCTCCATCATCGTGGACAAACCCGTGCCTCAGGCGAACCGTACTTGGTGCATCCGCTTGAGGTAGCCGAGATCCTTGCTGATATGCGTCTTGATGAGGTCAGCGTCTCGACCGGATTGCTACACGATGTCGTCGAAGACACGCTTGTCGATCTCGATACCATCCGCTCCTATTTTGGGGATGAGATAACGCTTTTGGTCGACGGTCTGACCAAGATCGCCCAGATCAGTAGCCTTTCCAAAGAAAAGCAGCAGGCGGAGAACGTCCGAAAGATGGTCTTAGCTATGATCACCGACGTTCGGGTCGTTTTGATCAAGCTTGCCGATCGGCTGCATAATATGCGGACAATGCAGTTTCTGAAGCCGGAGAAGCGAGCTCGAATATCCCAGGAGACTTTGGATATATATGCTCCGATCGCTCATCGGCTCGGTATGGGTAAGATGCGGAGCGAGCTCGAGGACCTGTCGTTTCAAAACTTATACCCCGACGAGTATAAAAAGCTCGCCAAAGAAGTTGATGCAAGACGGCCGGAATTAGAGTCCGCACTGCATCATATCCGCGAAACTATTGCTCAAAAACTCACAGAGTATGACGTCCCATTCGTCGCTGTCGAGGGACGCGTAAAGCGTCTCTATTCGCTCTGGAAGAAATTAAAGAAGCAAAAGATACGCATCGAGCAGGTTTACGATCTCATCGCCGCTCGTATCATCACGCCGAATGACCGCAAATACTGTTATTTGGCACTTAGCGTAATTCATGACGGTTGGACGCCCGTCCCTGAGCGTTTCAAGGACTGGATCGGTGTGCCGCGCGACAATCTGTACCAGTCGCTCCACACATCGGTCATCGGCGACGGCGGCGTACCCTTCGAAGTGCAGATACGTACGCAGGAAATGCACTTGGTGGCGGAAGAGGGCGTCGCTGCGCACTGGAAGTATAAAGAGAGTAGCCTAGGTACCCATAAGGACGACGACACCCTTGACGAGCTCCGGAGGACGGTAGAAAAGCTCCTTCTGCCACTGGTTGAGACCAATGAGGAAAACGAAGACTCCGAAGACTTTATCGAATCATTAAAACTCGACCTATTTCCCAAGGATGTCTATGCCTTTACGCCGATGGGCAAGGTCATTCAACTGCCTCGGGGAGCGACGCCTCTGGACTTCGCGTATGCCATTCACTCGGGCGTGGGAGACAAATGCACCGGCGCGAAGATCAATGGGCGTATCGTTCCGCTGCGGACCGAACTCCAAAACGGCGACATGGTTGAGATCCTCACGACGCAGAACGCAAAGCCGACGCGGGATTGGCTTAATCACGTTGTCACGTCCAAGGCTCGCAGTCGTATTCGACATTGGATCACGCAACAGCAACGTGAGGAGTCCGTCGAGATCGGCCGAAAGCTACTGGAAAAAGAAGCAGATCGTTTTCGCCTGGCGCCAAAGAAGTTTCTAACCAACGATTCTGAGATGACCCGGATCGCGAACGAATACGGACTAAGTCGTCCGGAGGACCTTCTGGCCTCGGTGGGGTACGGCAAAGTGCTGCCGCGCAACATCATTGCAAAATTCCTTGGCGCCGAGAAATTTGATGAGCTCGACCCGGAAAAGAAAAAAGACACACGCATCTCAAACGGCGTAAAAGCGGTAAAGAAATTTATCGGACTCGGCGAAGACGCGATCGTCGTAAAGGGTGTCGATAATCTACTTACATCTCGTGCCAAATGCTGTAATCCGCTCCGCGGCGAAGACATCGTGGGCTACATATCGCTCGGAAAGGGCATCGTGGTCCATAACAAACGCTGTAAGAATATGGGTCACCTGATGGTCAATAAAGAGCGAATTGTCGAGGTCGAATGGGCACGCAGCGAGCAGAGCGAAAAACAGTCCGTGCAATTGCTGGTAACGACCGAAAACCGCACCGGAATGCTGGCCGGCATTACCAACGCGATCGCGGATATTAAGACGGGAATTCGCGATGCCCGGGCTAATGTTTCAAAGGACGACATTGGATTGGTCGAAGTGACGGTCGAGGTATTTGACAAAAAGCACCTCGACAAGGTCATTGGTGCGATCGGACACGTTCCGGGTGTGATCGCCGTCGAGCGGATAAACTCCTAA
- a CDS encoding RidA family protein has protein sequence MKEIISTENAPGAIGPYSQAIKTGNMVFCSGQIPIDPATGNFVSENIIEQTEQVLKNLSAVLEAAGSSLDGVVKTTVFLADMNDFAAMNEVYGKYFDANKPARATVQAARLPRDARVEIDCIALVG, from the coding sequence ATGAAAGAAATTATCTCGACCGAAAATGCTCCGGGAGCCATCGGGCCTTATTCGCAGGCGATAAAGACGGGCAATATGGTATTTTGTTCGGGCCAGATACCGATCGACCCGGCAACGGGGAACTTCGTTTCCGAAAATATCATTGAGCAGACGGAACAGGTCTTGAAAAATCTTTCGGCAGTCCTCGAGGCAGCCGGATCGAGCCTCGACGGCGTTGTTAAAACTACGGTGTTTTTAGCGGATATGAATGATTTCGCCGCGATGAACGAAGTTTACGGCAAATATTTTGACGCGAACAAACCGGCCCGAGCCACAGTTCAAGCGGCACGTTTGCCGAGGGATGCCCGGGTCGAGATCGACTGTATAGCGTTAGTTGGGTAA
- a CDS encoding 50S ribosomal protein L28, giving the protein MAKRCDVCGKGPQFGNNVSHANNKTRRRFNPNLQSVRVQLPAGGNGRAKVCTRCIKSGKIIKAA; this is encoded by the coding sequence ATGGCTAAACGCTGCGACGTATGCGGAAAAGGTCCGCAATTTGGAAACAACGTATCACACGCTAATAACAAGACGCGACGACGATTTAACCCGAATCTTCAATCTGTCCGTGTCCAGCTCCCTGCTGGCGGCAACGGTCGGGCTAAGGTTTGTACCCGATGCATTAAATCGGGAAAGATCATCAAGGCTGCGTAA
- a CDS encoding SurA N-terminal domain-containing protein: protein MQNKFVKYSTAAAIGVFAAFFAACGGPAANVATGGVDPNETAATVNGKVIKMEEVDRAVKQQAQGQESKLSPLELAGARLQVLQNLVEQEVMFQKAEKEATVPTDEEVSAEVNKQKVESRLSAEEFDKQMTAAGLNEVAFRESIKKGLAIKKLVDKVTGRIEVPKDKEITDFFAGNSDLFVKKRGVRLAAIIIDPSNSGQGDTTTNDAEANVKIKEILTKLSQPGSDFASLAREYSEDPSKLQGGDLGYISEEDLKTNFGAQNAAGFMSPQFNVGGVTNVIPLNGKGYIFKLQERIEKEETQTIESPGVRQQINDLLVNNRKQLLAASYQAIAMNEAKIDNLLAKKVVNNPNELSGARPAGSSTPAANANTAAANANTPPAANMNTAANTNANAKPAANAPAKPEAKPSANAPANK from the coding sequence GTGCAAAACAAATTTGTTAAGTATTCGACCGCAGCCGCAATCGGCGTTTTTGCTGCGTTTTTTGCCGCATGCGGCGGCCCGGCCGCCAATGTAGCGACCGGTGGGGTTGACCCAAATGAGACAGCCGCAACCGTAAATGGCAAGGTCATAAAAATGGAAGAGGTCGACCGTGCGGTGAAACAGCAGGCTCAGGGACAGGAAAGCAAATTGTCACCGCTTGAGCTCGCCGGTGCACGCCTTCAGGTTCTTCAGAACTTGGTGGAGCAGGAAGTAATGTTCCAAAAGGCCGAAAAAGAAGCCACCGTCCCAACGGACGAAGAAGTTTCGGCTGAGGTCAACAAACAAAAAGTCGAAAGCCGTCTCTCGGCCGAAGAGTTTGATAAACAGATGACCGCCGCGGGGCTCAACGAAGTAGCATTTCGCGAGTCGATCAAGAAAGGCCTCGCGATCAAGAAGCTCGTTGATAAGGTCACCGGCCGGATCGAAGTTCCGAAAGACAAGGAGATCACCGATTTCTTTGCCGGCAACTCCGATCTTTTTGTTAAAAAGCGAGGTGTAAGGCTTGCCGCTATCATTATCGATCCTTCAAACAGCGGGCAGGGCGACACGACGACAAACGACGCCGAAGCCAACGTCAAGATCAAAGAGATCCTGACCAAGCTTTCACAACCCGGCAGCGATTTTGCCTCACTCGCTCGCGAATACAGCGAGGATCCGAGCAAATTGCAGGGCGGAGACCTTGGGTATATCAGCGAAGAGGACCTCAAGACCAACTTCGGTGCTCAGAATGCGGCAGGATTTATGAGCCCGCAGTTCAACGTCGGCGGCGTTACGAATGTTATTCCGCTCAACGGTAAAGGGTATATCTTCAAGCTCCAGGAGCGCATTGAGAAGGAAGAGACCCAGACGATCGAAAGTCCGGGTGTTCGTCAACAGATCAATGACCTTCTGGTAAACAACCGCAAGCAGTTGCTTGCAGCCTCGTATCAGGCAATTGCGATGAACGAAGCGAAGATCGACAACCTGCTGGCTAAGAAAGTGGTGAACAATCCGAACGAGCTCAGCGGAGCACGTCCGGCAGGTTCGTCCACACCGGCGGCAAATGCCAACACCGCGGCAGCGAACGCTAACACGCCGCCAGCCGCAAATATGAATACTGCGGCAAACACGAATGCGAATGCCAAACCTGCGGCCAACGCTCCGGCAAAACCCGAAGCAAAGCCCTCGGCAAACGCCCCGGCGAACAAGTAG
- a CDS encoding ABC-F family ATP-binding cassette domain-containing protein encodes MLFRINNAWKSYGGNEILKGVSFQVNPSEKVGLVGRNGAGKTTVFRLITGQEAPDEGEVIKMNGLTLGLLDQHVDFGNAETVHTAALSAFKEIHDIEAEMRQLEKQMETDHSDAVLERYADLQTAFEHADGFSYAARAEAVLLGMGFPSEKWADDVRTLSGGQKNRLGMVRLLLSNSDVLLLDEPTNHLDTDAVEWLEEFLKSYDKTYVVVSHDRYFLDRTTNRVIEIDRGVAVTYKGNYSKYLEERELRREQQLREYENQQALINKTQEFIRRNLEGQKTKQAKSRRTLLARMDRIEAVTSEKSGGNFGLRQVERTGNNVLTAEDLTIGYENKVLATKLNFSLHRGDALGIIGGNGTGKTTLIKTILGNIRELDGKIHWGTKTNIGYYSQNLEGLEPRNEVVQELRRVAPMADNNTLRGFLAKFLFLGEDVFKPVSALSGGEKGRLALAKLIYSQKNVLILDEPTNHLDIPSRESLENALEEYDGTIIVVSHDRFFLDKIASQMLSFEPDGRVLDFAGNYTEFHDWKLNSTPAISAAVSKNGNAGRSQSSESSTTSTLSKNQRNELEKRIRVIETEIPALELEASKLTSTIALPKVAADYGKLAEATEKLTTIEARIQALYDEWSVAADQLR; translated from the coding sequence ATGTTATTTAGAATCAACAACGCGTGGAAATCGTACGGCGGAAACGAGATACTCAAGGGTGTCTCGTTTCAGGTGAATCCGTCTGAAAAGGTCGGGTTGGTCGGTCGTAACGGAGCCGGTAAGACCACCGTGTTTCGGCTCATCACCGGTCAGGAAGCACCCGACGAGGGCGAAGTCATAAAGATGAACGGCCTGACCCTCGGACTCCTCGATCAGCACGTCGATTTTGGAAACGCCGAGACCGTGCATACGGCTGCCCTATCGGCATTTAAGGAAATTCACGACATCGAGGCCGAAATGCGGCAACTCGAGAAGCAGATGGAAACGGACCATTCCGACGCGGTTCTCGAACGGTACGCCGACCTTCAGACGGCATTCGAGCACGCGGATGGATTTTCATACGCTGCCAGGGCTGAGGCCGTTCTGCTTGGGATGGGCTTTCCGTCCGAAAAGTGGGCTGATGATGTACGCACATTGTCCGGCGGCCAAAAGAACCGTCTGGGGATGGTTCGGCTTCTGCTATCGAATTCGGATGTGTTGCTGTTGGACGAACCGACCAATCATCTCGACACGGACGCAGTCGAATGGCTCGAGGAGTTTCTGAAGTCATACGACAAAACCTATGTGGTCGTAAGCCACGATCGCTACTTTCTCGACCGAACCACCAATCGAGTGATCGAGATCGATCGGGGCGTCGCTGTCACTTATAAGGGCAATTACTCGAAGTATCTCGAAGAACGTGAGCTTAGACGTGAACAGCAACTGCGCGAATACGAGAATCAACAAGCGCTTATCAACAAAACTCAGGAATTTATTCGCCGCAATCTTGAGGGGCAAAAGACCAAGCAGGCCAAATCCCGCCGTACGCTGCTCGCAAGGATGGATCGTATCGAGGCCGTCACGAGTGAGAAATCCGGCGGCAATTTCGGTCTAAGACAGGTCGAGCGAACCGGCAACAATGTGCTGACGGCCGAGGACCTGACCATTGGTTACGAAAATAAAGTTTTGGCGACAAAGCTAAATTTCTCGTTACATCGCGGAGACGCTCTCGGCATTATCGGCGGCAACGGGACGGGAAAGACTACTCTGATCAAGACGATCCTGGGAAATATTCGCGAATTGGACGGAAAGATCCATTGGGGCACCAAGACCAACATTGGTTATTACTCGCAAAATCTCGAGGGCCTCGAACCGCGAAATGAAGTCGTACAGGAACTAAGACGGGTCGCCCCGATGGCTGATAACAACACACTTCGTGGTTTTCTGGCTAAGTTTTTGTTTTTGGGCGAAGACGTCTTCAAGCCTGTTTCGGCCTTGTCGGGCGGTGAGAAGGGAAGGCTCGCTCTCGCAAAACTCATATACTCTCAAAAAAATGTCTTGATACTCGATGAGCCGACTAACCACCTCGATATCCCGTCTCGCGAATCGCTCGAAAACGCACTTGAGGAGTACGACGGTACGATCATCGTCGTGAGCCACGACCGCTTCTTTTTAGATAAGATCGCCAGTCAAATGTTGAGTTTTGAGCCGGACGGCCGCGTGCTCGATTTTGCCGGAAACTATACTGAGTTTCACGATTGGAAACTAAATAGTACACCGGCCATATCTGCCGCGGTTTCCAAGAACGGCAATGCGGGACGCTCGCAATCATCTGAATCCTCGACGACATCGACCCTCTCAAAGAATCAGCGTAACGAACTCGAAAAGCGGATTCGGGTGATCGAAACTGAGATCCCGGCACTTGAACTCGAGGCATCCAAGCTTACTTCGACGATCGCCTTGCCAAAGGTTGCCGCGGATTACGGCAAATTGGCCGAGGCCACAGAAAAACTGACCACTATCGAAGCCCGTATTCAGGCTCTATATGATGAATGGTCAGTGGCGGCCGATCAATTAAGGTGA
- the guaB gene encoding IMP dehydrogenase, which produces MNIKEINEGLTFDDVLLVPAYSEILPNEVDTRTRFSRNIELNIPLCSSAMDTVTEASLAIALAQQGGIGVIHKNFSIGQQAEEVDKVKRSESGMIVDPVTIGHNQLVSDALAIMERYKISGVPVTDEAGRLVGIITNRDLRFETRFDIPVSEIMTPQPLVTVPVGTTLDEAKVKLQKHRIEKLLVVDENGHLKGLITVKDIQKAINFPLAAKDGFGRLMCAGAIGATGDFLERATELVNSRVDAIVIDTAHGHSSRVMEAVKSVRAKFPEIEIIAGNVATAEATKMLIAAGVDAVKVGIGPGSICTTRVVTGAGVPQISAITECVAAAKGTGAPIIADGGVKFSGDVAKAIAAGADCVMIGSLFAGTEESPGEVILFQGRNFKSYRGMGSIGAMKKGSSDRYSQEGTVSDAKYVPEGIEGRVAYKGSVADMVTQLVGGLRSGMGYTGCRSIAELQNDAKFVRITSAGLRESHVHDVIITKEAPNYRVES; this is translated from the coding sequence ATGAATATCAAAGAAATTAACGAAGGCCTAACTTTTGACGACGTATTGCTCGTCCCGGCATACTCTGAGATCCTGCCGAATGAGGTCGATACACGGACACGATTTTCTCGAAACATCGAATTGAATATCCCGCTCTGCTCATCCGCGATGGATACCGTTACTGAGGCCAGCCTTGCGATCGCCCTTGCTCAACAGGGCGGTATCGGCGTGATCCACAAGAACTTTTCGATCGGACAGCAGGCCGAAGAAGTGGATAAGGTAAAACGAAGCGAATCCGGTATGATCGTGGACCCTGTGACTATCGGACACAACCAACTCGTTTCTGACGCCCTCGCGATAATGGAACGCTACAAGATCAGCGGTGTACCCGTAACGGACGAAGCCGGACGACTGGTCGGGATCATAACCAATCGTGATCTGCGTTTCGAGACTCGCTTTGACATTCCCGTTTCAGAGATAATGACGCCGCAACCCTTGGTCACTGTGCCCGTCGGCACCACGCTTGACGAGGCAAAGGTTAAGCTCCAAAAGCACCGCATCGAAAAACTGCTTGTCGTTGACGAAAATGGTCACTTAAAAGGTCTTATTACGGTCAAAGATATTCAGAAGGCAATCAACTTCCCGCTTGCCGCCAAGGATGGGTTTGGCCGGCTAATGTGTGCCGGTGCGATCGGTGCAACCGGAGATTTTTTGGAACGAGCGACCGAGCTTGTAAATTCGAGGGTCGATGCGATCGTCATTGACACCGCGCACGGTCATAGTTCGAGGGTAATGGAAGCGGTCAAGAGCGTTCGTGCAAAGTTCCCCGAGATCGAAATAATTGCGGGTAATGTCGCAACTGCGGAAGCGACAAAAATGCTGATCGCAGCGGGTGTAGATGCAGTTAAGGTCGGTATTGGCCCGGGTTCGATCTGTACGACCCGTGTGGTCACAGGTGCCGGTGTGCCGCAGATCTCGGCGATCACCGAATGTGTCGCCGCAGCCAAGGGCACCGGAGCACCGATCATTGCGGACGGTGGCGTTAAATTCTCCGGCGACGTCGCAAAAGCGATTGCTGCGGGAGCAGACTGTGTGATGATCGGTTCACTATTTGCCGGCACGGAAGAGTCTCCGGGTGAGGTCATCCTCTTCCAGGGGCGCAACTTTAAGTCATATCGTGGAATGGGCTCGATCGGAGCGATGAAAAAAGGTTCGAGTGATCGATATTCCCAAGAGGGTACCGTCTCGGACGCCAAATATGTGCCTGAGGGTATTGAGGGCCGCGTGGCTTATAAGGGGTCGGTTGCCGATATGGTGACCCAACTCGTCGGCGGGCTCAGGTCAGGTATGGGATATACCGGGTGCCGATCTATCGCAGAACTTCAAAACGATGCGAAATTTGTCCGCATCACTTCCGCCGGATTACGCGAATCACACGTTCACGACGTTATTATTACCAAGGAAGCCCCAAATTATCGCGTCGAATCGTGA